One part of the Armatimonadota bacterium genome encodes these proteins:
- a CDS encoding helix-turn-helix transcriptional regulator has translation MASQTELIESVQLKAAAANQGTQAAIKLPRIFCVEGQNISPAYLKCAPELEDRSLLYCAHGTGQLFIGDANAQFIGPGTAMIIGPREPWTLLLGRGEQSWLLATWSPDNPAIPNSDRIAKGACLVTSCSPVVRMLTDRVVARKDDLAEWPNFVLAWFNLLFHEWHVTRNVFSLTPTFMQGAEPLDDLIAAIRAEPQRQWNLTNAAELAGYSPFHLSRIFRQISKMGFPEFVDRCRAEIAVDLLINTSQPICSISDQCGFGTAQALRNACREYAGFLPSELRDRHGE, from the coding sequence ATGGCAAGTCAAACGGAATTGATCGAGTCAGTGCAATTGAAAGCCGCCGCGGCCAACCAGGGCACTCAGGCGGCCATCAAACTGCCGCGCATTTTCTGCGTCGAAGGGCAAAACATTTCCCCAGCCTATTTAAAGTGTGCGCCGGAATTGGAGGACCGGTCGCTCCTCTACTGCGCCCATGGCACCGGCCAACTGTTCATCGGCGATGCCAATGCGCAGTTCATCGGCCCTGGCACGGCCATGATCATCGGGCCGCGCGAACCTTGGACATTGTTGCTGGGGCGCGGAGAACAATCTTGGTTACTGGCAACGTGGTCTCCCGATAACCCGGCCATCCCGAATTCGGACCGTATTGCCAAGGGGGCCTGCCTGGTCACGTCGTGCAGCCCGGTTGTCAGGATGTTGACCGACCGAGTCGTCGCCCGAAAAGACGATTTGGCTGAATGGCCCAACTTTGTCTTGGCCTGGTTCAACTTACTTTTCCACGAATGGCACGTGACAAGAAACGTCTTTTCGCTCACACCGACGTTCATGCAAGGTGCCGAACCCCTCGACGACCTGATCGCCGCCATCCGGGCCGAGCCGCAACGCCAATGGAACCTCACAAATGCGGCCGAATTGGCCGGGTATTCCCCGTTCCACCTTTCCCGGATTTTCCGTCAGATCTCAAAAATGGGCTTCCCAGAGTTCGTGGATCGGTGCCGAGCTGAGATTGCCGTTGACTTGCTAATCAACACGTCCCAACCGATCTGCTCGATTTCCGACCAGTGCGGATTTGGTACAGCGCAAGCCCTGAGGAATGCCTGCCGCGAATATGCCGGGTTCTTGCCTAGCGAACTCCGCGACCGACACGGGGAATAG
- a CDS encoding aspartate-semialdehyde dehydrogenase has protein sequence MSSKTSVAVIGSSGAVGQEIVRLLEREPWRDATISLFGSERSAGSSVPFRGENLTVNLLSTDNIVGYNIVFVAATSNVSRHIVPILASFSTFVVDNTSAFRMDPSVPLVIPEINFDSIAPGCRLVANPNCCTIIMLMAVAPLRVFGRIRRIIVSTYQSASGAGRPAMEELETATRAALDGRPFEPQVLPHPYGFNLFSHNTPIGPEGYNGEEEKIIAETRKILDDPEIMVNPTCVRVPVLRSHSESITVEFDGPAPAESDVREVLATFPGVCVVDDRENNRFPMPIDANGQGDVLVGRIRKDISNPNALSLFVCGDQLLKGAALNAVQIAEKQFA, from the coding sequence ATGTCGTCGAAGACCTCGGTTGCGGTCATTGGAAGCTCCGGCGCCGTCGGGCAAGAAATCGTCCGGCTTTTGGAACGGGAACCGTGGCGGGACGCTACGATCTCCTTGTTCGGGAGTGAACGTTCAGCTGGGAGTTCCGTGCCTTTCCGTGGAGAAAACCTCACCGTCAACCTCCTATCAACTGACAATATTGTAGGCTACAATATCGTTTTTGTTGCTGCAACAAGCAATGTTTCCCGCCATATTGTGCCGATATTGGCAAGTTTCAGTACTTTTGTTGTGGACAACACCAGTGCCTTCCGCATGGATCCCTCCGTGCCGCTGGTTATCCCGGAAATCAACTTCGATTCGATCGCGCCAGGGTGCCGCCTTGTCGCCAACCCCAATTGCTGCACCATCATCATGCTGATGGCCGTCGCCCCATTGCGGGTTTTCGGCCGAATTAGGCGCATCATCGTCTCCACGTATCAAAGTGCCAGCGGGGCCGGTCGCCCGGCAATGGAGGAGCTTGAAACCGCGACTCGGGCCGCCCTCGATGGCCGACCTTTCGAGCCCCAGGTTCTCCCCCACCCCTACGGGTTCAACCTTTTCAGCCATAACACGCCGATCGGTCCGGAGGGCTACAACGGGGAAGAAGAAAAGATCATTGCCGAGACCAGGAAAATCCTGGATGACCCGGAAATCATGGTCAACCCCACTTGCGTCAGGGTGCCCGTCCTGCGATCCCACAGCGAATCCATAACAGTTGAGTTCGATGGACCGGCACCGGCCGAATCAGACGTCAGAGAAGTCTTGGCTACATTCCCGGGGGTGTGCGTTGTGGATGACCGAGAGAATAACCGCTTCCCCATGCCTATTGATGCCAATGGGCAGGGTGACGTGCTGGTCGGGAGAATCAGAAAGGACATCTCCAACCCCAACGCGCTTTCCCTGTTTGTTTGCGGTGACCAGTTGTTGAAAGGGGCCGCCCTCAACGCTGTGCAGATCGCGGAAAAGCAGTTTGCTTAA
- a CDS encoding helix-turn-helix transcriptional regulator: MSETTLGFDCHPQTNWKVRCEATNALKTPEIYDMTYSLPEILAIEEESVADKRPRFMFRQCQSITPAYHPLSRQTGFVRMAYCLVGSALLISPEGESTLMAPGSFVVFPATADLDLLLGRSHQVWITAYWEPDSLYVPGSDFADIRRFTIGDLSPELASLTRTVSALQSDARNRPNLVNGWLNLLLDESADSKEPFHLAPIAGEHEDTLSDLIQGIQNAPGDEWSLTSAAKFVGYSPFHLSRIFRSAIGVGLPKYVELCRAELAVNRLLKEAGSIGTVAQECGFGSCQAMRTAIREHTGFLPVELRGRGGE; encoded by the coding sequence ATGAGCGAAACGACACTTGGCTTTGATTGCCATCCGCAAACCAACTGGAAGGTGCGGTGCGAGGCGACCAACGCCTTGAAAACCCCGGAAATTTACGACATGACCTACTCTTTGCCGGAGATCTTGGCAATTGAGGAGGAGTCGGTTGCCGATAAACGGCCCCGGTTCATGTTCCGGCAGTGCCAATCCATCACGCCGGCCTACCACCCGCTAAGCCGCCAAACAGGGTTTGTCCGCATGGCTTATTGCCTAGTTGGCTCCGCACTCTTGATATCGCCGGAAGGTGAATCGACCCTGATGGCTCCGGGGTCCTTTGTTGTTTTCCCCGCCACTGCCGACTTGGACTTGCTGTTGGGCCGGTCGCACCAGGTTTGGATCACGGCTTATTGGGAACCTGATTCTCTCTATGTTCCGGGTTCGGACTTCGCAGATATCCGCCGGTTCACCATCGGCGATCTGAGCCCGGAACTCGCTTCGTTGACCCGCACGGTGAGCGCGCTTCAAAGCGACGCGCGCAACCGCCCGAATCTCGTCAACGGTTGGCTCAACCTGCTCCTGGATGAGTCGGCGGATTCCAAAGAGCCGTTCCACCTCGCCCCCATCGCCGGCGAGCACGAAGACACTCTTTCGGATCTGATCCAAGGCATTCAGAATGCGCCTGGGGATGAATGGAGCTTGACATCGGCGGCAAAATTCGTCGGCTACTCCCCGTTCCACCTCTCGCGGATTTTCCGCTCGGCAATTGGCGTCGGACTCCCGAAGTACGTGGAGTTGTGCCGGGCCGAACTGGCCGTCAACCGGTTGCTGAAAGAAGCCGGCTCCATCGGCACCGTGGCTCAGGAGTGCGGATTTGGTTCATGCCAAGCCATGCGGACGGCGATCCGGGAGCACACCGGATTTCTGCCGGTCGAACTCCGCGGACGCGGCGGCGAATAA
- a CDS encoding DUF1501 domain-containing protein, translating into MNRNSWTFCDGNGRLDRAAPTITRRQAIVGAASLIAGGVWWAGAKSALAQGAFRSDGGDGPVLVTIFLRGGADGLNIVAPYQEDDYYRHRPSLAIPAPRSGKPETKRLTDLDGFFGLNPAFLPLFPDFAEGNLAFVHAIGSGDTTHSHFEAMSTMELGLLNQSDRVSGGWLARHLNSTPERQAPLRAVAFGGTMPDSLSGAHGAVAVNSLADYRLSDVEPEWRQSLERLYSRGDTEIAEAGRDTLRVLRILNSSDPRDYRPENGAKYPDSPLGKALKETAFLIKNGVGLEIACLDSTGWDSHITQGSVDGWLFELLSDLARSIAAFRTDLGGEMRRVVVTVQTEFGRRVAENSGLGTDHGAGGCMAVLGEAVSGGKIFGKWPGLVNDRLSGPGDLAVTTDYRSVFSEILQGHLQNQNADVVFPGQSHKPLGILG; encoded by the coding sequence ATGAACCGCAATTCTTGGACATTTTGCGACGGCAACGGACGCCTGGACCGGGCTGCTCCGACGATCACCCGGCGGCAAGCGATCGTCGGTGCGGCCAGCCTGATTGCCGGGGGTGTTTGGTGGGCGGGGGCCAAATCGGCCCTGGCCCAGGGGGCATTCCGATCCGATGGGGGCGACGGCCCGGTGCTCGTCACGATCTTCCTGCGGGGCGGCGCAGATGGGCTCAACATCGTGGCCCCCTATCAGGAAGACGACTATTACCGCCACCGGCCAAGCCTGGCCATTCCGGCACCGCGGTCTGGAAAGCCTGAAACAAAGCGGCTCACCGACTTGGACGGGTTTTTCGGCCTCAACCCGGCCTTCCTCCCCTTGTTTCCCGATTTTGCCGAAGGCAATTTGGCCTTTGTCCATGCGATCGGTTCAGGGGACACAACCCACAGCCATTTCGAGGCGATGTCTACCATGGAACTCGGTCTCCTGAATCAATCTGACCGGGTATCTGGGGGGTGGTTGGCCCGGCACCTCAATTCGACCCCAGAAAGGCAAGCCCCTTTGCGAGCCGTAGCATTTGGCGGGACGATGCCCGATAGTTTGAGCGGCGCCCATGGTGCGGTGGCGGTCAATTCGTTAGCAGACTACCGGCTCTCTGACGTTGAACCGGAATGGCGCCAAAGCCTGGAAAGGCTCTATTCCCGCGGGGACACCGAAATTGCCGAAGCCGGACGGGATACCCTCAGGGTTCTGAGGATATTGAACTCCAGCGACCCTCGGGATTACCGCCCCGAAAACGGCGCCAAATACCCCGACAGCCCCCTTGGAAAGGCCTTGAAAGAAACGGCTTTCCTGATCAAAAACGGGGTGGGTCTTGAAATCGCCTGCCTGGACAGCACGGGCTGGGACAGCCACATCACGCAAGGGTCGGTAGACGGATGGCTCTTTGAGTTGTTGAGTGACCTCGCCAGGTCCATTGCGGCATTCCGGACAGATCTGGGCGGCGAAATGCGCCGGGTTGTCGTCACAGTCCAGACGGAATTTGGCCGCCGGGTGGCCGAAAATTCGGGACTCGGCACGGATCACGGGGCGGGTGGCTGCATGGCCGTGCTGGGAGAGGCGGTCTCCGGCGGCAAGATATTTGGCAAATGGCCGGGATTGGTGAACGACCGGTTATCTGGCCCGGGTGATTTGGCTGTCACCACCGACTATCGTTCGGTTTTTAGCGAAATTTTGCAAGGGCATTTGCAGAATCAAAACGCGGATGTTGTTTTTCCTGGCCAAAGCCATAAGCCCTTAGGGATACTCGGATGA
- a CDS encoding DUF1800 domain-containing protein, protein MKLSRREAIALAAAGAGAAALGGCNQAVSAAYNSAREPISPPNLGDSEPVSILNRFGFGPDSASVSRFKELGREQWIEEQLNPSEAIPAHLAARIGRLEIYHLGPWDLRDWKEDAVIAQMQQNAILRATYSPWQLQERMVDFWTNHFNIFTKKGLAVYRKPWDERNVIRRHALGKFPEMITASAKSTAMLLYLDQQNSTAAHPNENYARELLELHTLGVDGGYTQKDVMEVARCFTGWSEERGFLKKKGAFVFRPEIHDSGSKTVLGQRIPAGQGIEDGEAVIGIVALHPATANHITRKLCGYFLGDEHHSVQPQLAKVFIESAGDIKSVMRLILAEFPSGAGPVLKRPFDYVVSALRATDAATDAGGPIQSALSGMGQPLYLWPMPDGFPVETAAWTSSLLGRWNFASTLAKNGFGGTRADFERMRDGRTAVDGTAIVFRRPSDSDDLSGLAKAASRKDLAGQVALALASPEFQWR, encoded by the coding sequence ATGAAACTATCCCGACGCGAAGCAATCGCCCTGGCCGCGGCCGGGGCGGGGGCGGCCGCCCTGGGCGGCTGCAACCAAGCCGTCTCGGCTGCGTACAACTCGGCCCGGGAACCGATTTCCCCGCCCAACCTCGGGGATTCAGAGCCGGTCTCTATCCTGAACCGGTTCGGGTTTGGGCCAGATTCGGCCTCGGTGTCCCGGTTCAAAGAATTGGGCCGCGAACAATGGATTGAGGAACAGCTGAACCCCAGCGAGGCGATCCCGGCCCATTTGGCCGCCCGGATCGGCCGGTTGGAGATCTACCACTTGGGTCCCTGGGATTTGCGCGACTGGAAAGAGGACGCGGTGATCGCCCAAATGCAGCAGAACGCAATCCTGAGGGCCACCTATTCCCCGTGGCAGCTACAGGAACGGATGGTGGATTTTTGGACCAACCACTTCAATATCTTCACCAAGAAGGGCTTGGCGGTGTACCGCAAACCTTGGGATGAGAGGAACGTGATCCGCCGGCATGCCTTGGGAAAATTCCCCGAGATGATCACGGCGTCGGCAAAGTCCACCGCGATGCTGCTCTATTTAGACCAGCAGAACTCAACCGCCGCCCATCCGAACGAGAACTACGCCCGCGAGCTCCTGGAACTCCACACCTTGGGTGTTGATGGCGGTTACACGCAAAAAGACGTCATGGAAGTGGCGAGGTGCTTCACAGGATGGTCGGAAGAGCGGGGTTTCCTCAAGAAGAAGGGGGCGTTCGTCTTTCGGCCGGAAATCCACGATTCGGGATCCAAAACGGTTCTTGGCCAAAGGATTCCGGCGGGCCAAGGTATCGAAGACGGCGAGGCCGTCATCGGAATCGTCGCCCTCCACCCGGCCACGGCCAACCACATCACACGCAAGCTTTGCGGCTACTTCTTGGGGGACGAGCACCACTCTGTCCAGCCTCAATTGGCCAAGGTCTTCATCGAATCGGCCGGGGACATCAAATCGGTGATGCGGCTGATCCTCGCCGAGTTTCCTTCGGGCGCGGGGCCAGTTCTCAAAAGGCCCTTCGATTACGTTGTTTCGGCATTGAGGGCCACGGATGCGGCCACAGATGCCGGGGGTCCGATCCAATCGGCCCTTTCCGGCATGGGGCAGCCCCTCTACCTTTGGCCCATGCCCGACGGGTTTCCGGTTGAGACAGCGGCCTGGACAAGTTCCTTGCTGGGCCGTTGGAACTTTGCTTCGACCCTTGCAAAGAACGGCTTTGGCGGCACGCGCGCAGACTTTGAGCGGATGCGCGACGGTCGCACAGCGGTTGACGGCACGGCGATTGTCTTCCGCCGCCCGTCGGATTCGGACGACTTATCCGGGCTGGCCAAGGCCGCCAGCCGGAAAGACCTTGCCGGCCAGGTCGCCCTGGCTTTGGCCTCACCGGAGTTTCAATGGCGATGA
- a CDS encoding glycogen synthase, with product MKILFVSAEMAPFAKVGGLADVAASLPKALKAIGHEVRVFMPGYGLLLEDPSLRAKPVIDQFIVRVNAARFVKGTLYRSQSGGTEVWSVDGEVNFRRARSSEHVYTFSRDDYLYFSQAALEACQETGWIPDVVHCHDWHTGFIPAILRELKSGIWDNVPSVFTIHNLAYQGEFGFDTLDACGLPHSLYRPEMVEAYGSVNFLKTGAAFADQVNTVSPNYAHEIQTPEFGCRLDGHMRYLHSQGRLHGILNGIDAEVWNPATDPALPANYSAEDLQGKSACRNHLVKLGGLTKASEGPILGMVTRLSNQKGFDLLLEAADRLFATGACLVVQGLGDPWASSQLRRLEAKYPGQVKFFELFDADLAQQVYAGCDAFLMPSAFEPCGLGQMFAMRYGTVPVVRHTGGLADTVFDGHTGFTFSEQSGAALADAVERCAATFRKADRWRELVYAGMASDFSWSKSAQAYVQLYRLAVADRKFALSHA from the coding sequence ATGAAGATCCTGTTTGTGTCCGCCGAGATGGCTCCGTTCGCCAAAGTGGGAGGGCTTGCCGATGTGGCGGCTTCCCTACCCAAGGCCCTCAAGGCGATTGGTCATGAAGTTAGGGTTTTTATGCCCGGTTACGGCTTGCTGCTTGAAGACCCTTCGCTCCGAGCCAAACCCGTGATCGATCAATTTATTGTTCGGGTCAATGCGGCCCGGTTCGTCAAGGGCACCCTTTACCGTTCGCAAAGCGGCGGAACCGAAGTTTGGTCGGTGGATGGAGAGGTCAATTTCCGCCGGGCCCGATCCAGCGAACACGTCTACACCTTCTCCCGGGACGATTACCTCTATTTTTCCCAGGCGGCATTGGAAGCCTGCCAAGAAACGGGCTGGATCCCGGATGTGGTCCACTGCCATGATTGGCACACTGGCTTCATCCCGGCAATCCTCCGCGAACTCAAATCAGGGATCTGGGACAACGTACCGAGCGTGTTCACAATCCACAACCTGGCCTACCAGGGAGAATTCGGCTTCGACACATTGGATGCCTGCGGGCTCCCGCATAGCCTCTACCGTCCAGAAATGGTGGAAGCCTACGGATCCGTGAACTTCCTGAAGACGGGAGCCGCGTTTGCCGACCAGGTGAACACGGTTAGCCCAAACTACGCCCATGAGATCCAAACCCCCGAGTTTGGTTGCCGTTTGGATGGTCATATGCGGTATTTGCACTCCCAAGGCCGGCTCCATGGCATCTTGAACGGGATCGACGCGGAAGTTTGGAACCCGGCGACCGACCCGGCCCTCCCGGCAAACTATTCGGCCGAGGATTTGCAGGGCAAATCGGCCTGCCGAAACCACTTGGTCAAACTTGGCGGACTCACAAAGGCGTCGGAGGGGCCGATTTTGGGCATGGTCACTCGGCTGAGCAACCAAAAGGGCTTTGACCTGCTCCTTGAAGCGGCTGACCGGCTTTTTGCCACCGGTGCTTGTTTAGTGGTGCAAGGCCTTGGAGACCCTTGGGCCTCGTCCCAACTCCGCCGGCTGGAAGCCAAGTATCCGGGTCAGGTCAAGTTTTTCGAATTGTTCGACGCGGATTTGGCCCAGCAGGTTTACGCCGGTTGCGACGCCTTTTTGATGCCAAGTGCCTTTGAACCGTGCGGGTTGGGCCAGATGTTCGCCATGCGCTACGGGACGGTGCCCGTCGTCCGCCACACCGGCGGATTGGCCGACACCGTGTTCGACGGCCATACGGGTTTCACGTTCTCAGAGCAAAGCGGCGCCGCCCTTGCCGACGCCGTCGAGCGGTGCGCCGCCACCTTCCGCAAGGCAGACCGGTGGCGTGAACTGGTTTATGCCGGAATGGCCAGCGACTTTTCCTGGTCCAAAAGCGCGCAGGCTTACGTTCAGCTCTACCGACTCGCCGTCGCAGACCGGAAGTTCGCCCTTTCCCATGCCTAA
- a CDS encoding EVE domain-containing protein has translation MRYWLMKSEPATYGIDHLRAKGGPDMWEGCRNYTVRNFFRDDFKPGDLAFFYHSVNEPIGIVGTMRVTRGGYPDPTQFDPKSKYHDPKAPADGSRWLAVDVEFVEKFDRVLSLADLREHPGLGEMLVLRKGQRLSVMPVTEGEWRAVMELAKHDR, from the coding sequence ATGCGTTACTGGCTGATGAAATCTGAGCCCGCGACATATGGCATCGACCACTTGCGGGCCAAAGGTGGCCCCGATATGTGGGAAGGGTGCCGGAACTATACAGTCCGGAACTTTTTCCGGGACGACTTCAAGCCGGGCGACTTGGCCTTTTTTTACCATTCAGTCAATGAGCCCATCGGCATCGTGGGGACAATGCGGGTCACCCGCGGCGGTTACCCCGACCCCACCCAGTTCGACCCCAAATCCAAATACCACGACCCAAAAGCCCCCGCCGATGGAAGCCGGTGGCTGGCCGTGGATGTTGAGTTCGTCGAAAAGTTCGATCGGGTGCTGTCCTTGGCGGACCTGCGGGAGCATCCCGGACTAGGGGAGATGTTGGTCCTCCGCAAAGGGCAGAGGCTCTCCGTCATGCCCGTGACCGAAGGCGAGTGGCGGGCCGTCATGGAACTCGCCAAGCACGACCGATAA
- the gyrA gene encoding DNA gyrase subunit A, translating into MAVWKQTVPDQESSNIPSVPINEELAKSYVNYAMSVIISRALPDVRDGLKPVQRRILYAMRQLNLGPDASFQKCAKVCGSTSGDYHPHGEQVIYPTLVRMAQTFSMRYPLITGQGNYGSIDGDPPAAMRYTECRLAPIAMELLEDLEKDSVEWMRNYSNSLNEPMYLTGKFPNLLCNGTQGIAVGMATSMPPHNLTEVCNGILHRLDNPECNLEEMMEHIPGPDFPTYGLIMGKKGIRDAYETGRGSVIMQAKTMIEPAEMGKSKIVITELPYQVNKKTLVENIAKLAKLKKFDGITDVQDYSDKRGMRIEVEFRRDVNPNKALNYLLKHTALRSTFGCIMLSLIDGAPRVSPLLTIIDEYLEHRRDVIIRRTRYELYRALERMHQLEGFQIARRFLDEVIATIRASSDQNEALVNLVRQFDMSPAQALAVLAMQLRRLTQLDQAQLESDYKAALQRVQDLMNILTDDERLRSILREEIVAMRDKYGDERRTRIIAREAGDFNEEDLIPEEEAIVSISRDGYIKRISIDAYRQQKRGGKGLKSVMKQDDEPAHLFQVNTHHFILFFTDRGRVYKLRTYDLPESSRYSRGMPVINYIAIESDETVTATVSVKDIKGEGFLTMITKFGEVKRTPMESFANLRSNGLRAFDIEDGDKLGWVLTSAGNNDIIIVTHNGMSIRFNERDATSRSRAAGGVRAIRLKGSDYIVGADIVREGAKLLVVGENGYGKRTDLDEYRIQTRGGSGILTMNCTDKTGKVVSAEVVDEKDRLVVLTTMGQGIRIKVNGIRDVKRVAQGVKLINLKDGDQVASIARIIADPDEGENPQYEEDSDDQMTLEDE; encoded by the coding sequence TTGGCCGTCTGGAAACAAACCGTGCCCGATCAGGAATCGTCCAACATCCCAAGTGTGCCCATCAACGAGGAACTGGCCAAGAGCTATGTGAACTACGCGATGAGCGTCATCATCTCGCGCGCCTTGCCAGACGTGCGCGATGGGCTCAAACCAGTTCAACGGCGCATCCTTTATGCGATGCGCCAGCTCAATTTGGGGCCAGACGCTTCGTTCCAAAAGTGCGCCAAAGTTTGCGGATCGACCTCCGGCGATTACCACCCCCACGGCGAACAAGTGATTTATCCGACCCTCGTCCGGATGGCGCAAACCTTCAGCATGCGCTACCCGTTGATCACGGGCCAGGGGAACTACGGTTCGATCGACGGCGACCCACCGGCCGCGATGCGTTACACCGAATGCCGGCTCGCCCCCATCGCCATGGAGCTCTTGGAGGATTTGGAGAAGGATTCAGTCGAGTGGATGCGGAACTACTCGAACTCGCTCAACGAGCCGATGTACCTAACGGGCAAGTTCCCCAACCTGTTGTGCAACGGAACGCAAGGGATCGCGGTTGGCATGGCGACCAGCATGCCCCCCCACAACCTGACCGAGGTTTGCAACGGAATCCTGCATCGGTTGGACAACCCTGAATGCAACCTGGAGGAGATGATGGAGCACATCCCCGGGCCGGACTTCCCCACCTATGGCCTCATCATGGGCAAGAAAGGGATCCGGGACGCTTACGAAACCGGGCGCGGCAGCGTGATCATGCAAGCCAAAACGATGATCGAGCCCGCCGAAATGGGCAAATCGAAGATCGTGATCACTGAATTGCCCTACCAGGTCAACAAAAAGACTTTGGTTGAGAACATCGCGAAACTGGCAAAGCTCAAGAAATTTGACGGGATCACCGACGTCCAGGATTATTCAGACAAACGGGGCATGCGGATCGAGGTCGAATTCCGCCGGGATGTCAACCCAAACAAGGCGCTGAATTACCTGCTCAAGCACACGGCGTTGCGCTCGACATTCGGGTGCATCATGCTGAGCCTGATCGATGGGGCCCCACGGGTCAGCCCACTGCTGACCATCATCGACGAATATCTGGAGCACCGCCGTGACGTCATCATCCGGCGAACCCGGTACGAGCTATACCGCGCGCTGGAGCGCATGCACCAACTGGAAGGGTTTCAAATCGCCCGCCGGTTCCTGGACGAGGTCATCGCGACTATCCGGGCGAGTTCCGACCAAAACGAAGCCCTTGTCAACTTGGTGCGCCAGTTCGACATGTCGCCGGCCCAGGCCCTTGCGGTTTTGGCGATGCAGTTGCGGCGGCTCACCCAGCTCGACCAAGCCCAACTGGAATCCGATTACAAGGCAGCCTTGCAACGGGTGCAGGACCTGATGAACATCTTGACCGACGACGAACGGTTGCGGTCGATCCTGCGCGAAGAAATCGTCGCCATGCGCGACAAATACGGCGACGAGCGGCGGACCCGCATCATTGCCCGTGAAGCCGGCGACTTCAATGAAGAGGATCTGATCCCCGAGGAAGAAGCCATCGTGAGCATCAGCCGCGACGGTTACATCAAACGCATCAGCATCGATGCCTACCGTCAACAGAAGCGGGGTGGCAAAGGGCTTAAATCGGTGATGAAGCAAGATGACGAGCCAGCCCACCTGTTCCAGGTGAACACGCACCACTTCATCCTGTTCTTCACCGACCGGGGCCGGGTTTACAAACTTCGCACCTACGACTTGCCCGAAAGCAGCCGTTACAGCCGCGGGATGCCGGTGATCAACTACATCGCCATCGAAAGCGACGAGACCGTGACCGCGACCGTCAGCGTCAAGGACATCAAGGGCGAAGGCTTCTTGACCATGATCACTAAATTTGGTGAAGTCAAGCGGACGCCCATGGAATCGTTTGCCAACCTTCGGAGCAACGGCTTGCGCGCCTTCGACATTGAAGACGGGGACAAATTGGGCTGGGTGCTCACCTCCGCCGGCAACAACGACATCATCATCGTCACCCACAACGGCATGTCGATCCGGTTCAACGAACGGGACGCGACTTCCCGTTCGCGGGCGGCGGGCGGTGTCCGCGCCATCCGGCTCAAAGGTTCCGACTACATCGTCGGGGCCGATATCGTCCGCGAAGGGGCAAAGCTCTTGGTCGTCGGCGAGAACGGGTACGGCAAGCGAACCGACCTGGACGAGTATCGGATCCAAACTCGGGGTGGCAGTGGGATCTTGACCATGAATTGCACAGATAAGACCGGCAAGGTGGTCTCCGCCGAAGTCGTCGATGAAAAGGATCGCCTCGTCGTCCTCACCACGATGGGCCAAGGCATCCGGATCAAAGTCAATGGGATCCGCGACGTCAAAAGGGTGGCGCAAGGGGTCAAGTTGATCAACTTGAAGGACGGCGACCAAGTTGCCAGCATCGCCCGGATCATCGCCGACCCAGACGAAGGCGAAAACCCGCAATACGAAGAAGACTCTGACGACCAAATGACCCTTGAAGACGAATGA
- a CDS encoding GNAT family N-acetyltransferase — protein MPPFTIRPMNGPEDIAAAQRLLRQYHDGMREDRCFVRFEQEIRNLPGDYIPPHGEFLLACIGNEAVGCVALKPMATPHCSELKRFFVRPEFRGQGIGLALFRAIIGHAYSVGYREIRLDTIPTLEKAIAMYRQHGFVEVEPWVDPVPSAVLFMALHLEPPDGV, from the coding sequence ATGCCGCCCTTCACGATCAGGCCGATGAACGGGCCAGAAGACATCGCCGCGGCCCAACGGCTTCTCCGCCAATACCACGATGGGATGCGTGAAGACCGGTGTTTCGTCCGGTTTGAACAGGAGATCCGAAACCTTCCCGGCGACTACATCCCGCCGCATGGAGAGTTCCTGTTGGCCTGTATCGGCAACGAAGCCGTGGGTTGCGTGGCTTTGAAGCCGATGGCCACGCCCCATTGCAGCGAACTCAAGAGGTTTTTTGTCCGCCCAGAATTCCGGGGGCAGGGGATCGGCCTCGCCCTGTTCCGGGCCATCATCGGACACGCTTATTCCGTCGGGTATCGAGAGATCCGCCTGGACACGATCCCAACTTTGGAGAAAGCCATTGCGATGTACCGGCAACACGGCTTTGTCGAGGTCGAGCCCTGGGTCGATCCGGTGCCGAGCGCGGTTTTGTTTATGGCGCTGCACTTAGAGCCACCGGACGGCGTTTGA